Proteins from a genomic interval of uncultured Methanocorpusculum sp.:
- a CDS encoding MTH865 family protein, with product MPTWSYTGKDVSQTKAEESLKAIKGACFGCETHSADCPIAKAAGEVAGMPGFVPLTVKEQIHAQISGALSGASFPIDTPAALIAAFPDGADTTCQVGDLKMTAGEAGTLLTAADFPFTSEKSVADVIVERAGL from the coding sequence ATGCCAACATGGAGTTACACAGGTAAAGACGTCTCGCAGACAAAGGCCGAAGAGTCCCTCAAAGCAATCAAGGGAGCATGCTTCGGATGCGAAACCCACAGCGCCGACTGCCCGATCGCAAAAGCCGCGGGAGAGGTCGCCGGGATGCCCGGATTTGTTCCCCTTACCGTAAAAGAGCAGATCCATGCCCAGATCAGCGGGGCACTCTCGGGAGCATCGTTTCCGATCGACACCCCCGCCGCTCTCATCGCCGCGTTTCCAGACGGTGCAGACACGACCTGTCAGGTCGGCGATCTGAAAATGACCGCAGGCGAAGCAGGCACCCTTCTTACGGCCGCAGATTTCCCGTTCACGAGCGAGAAATCGGTAGCCGATGTTATCGTCGAGCGGGCCGGCCTCTAA
- a CDS encoding winged helix-turn-helix domain-containing protein — MATTLSSSLTEIRELKKEVTELRMNLKRFIEHANQQHAMTALTDLKQNYAGFLANDQVETAKSELSSKMVADCGMRDKCYGVFLEFLQNTSKHIKDGRVSEEIIQSYRDQLKNMREAGPFDRCDTCFSQVYRLFEKQVDLMQSLGIYEDSSREQEIITDIPEETAVRDLLEPIANVLRFQILKSLAAQTRTFSEISALTGLRGGNLLFHIKKLTESGMILQSHERGDYVITDKGFKTLNAVSALYRETHHPHMR; from the coding sequence GTGGCAACAACACTGAGTTCATCACTGACCGAGATTCGTGAACTGAAAAAGGAGGTCACCGAGCTGCGTATGAATTTAAAGCGCTTTATCGAGCATGCAAACCAGCAGCATGCGATGACTGCCCTCACCGATCTCAAACAGAATTATGCCGGGTTTTTAGCAAACGATCAGGTGGAAACGGCAAAATCCGAGCTTTCTTCGAAGATGGTCGCAGACTGCGGAATGCGGGACAAATGCTACGGCGTGTTTCTGGAGTTTCTGCAGAACACATCTAAGCATATCAAAGACGGCCGGGTGTCCGAAGAGATCATCCAGTCCTACCGTGACCAGCTGAAAAACATGCGGGAAGCGGGGCCTTTCGACCGGTGCGACACCTGTTTTTCGCAGGTCTACCGGCTCTTTGAAAAACAGGTCGATCTCATGCAGTCTCTCGGCATTTATGAAGACAGCAGCCGGGAACAGGAGATCATTACCGATATCCCGGAAGAAACGGCGGTCAGAGATCTGTTGGAGCCGATCGCAAACGTCCTGCGGTTCCAGATTTTGAAATCGCTTGCGGCCCAGACCCGGACCTTTTCCGAGATCTCTGCCCTGACCGGGCTTCGCGGCGGGAACCTGCTGTTTCATATCAAAAAACTCACCGAATCAGGGATGATCCTGCAGAGCCATGAACGGGGGGATTACGTAATAACGGATAAAGGATTCAAAACGCTGAACGCCGTTTCGGCGTTGTACCGCGAGACCCATCACCCCCATATGCGCTAA
- a CDS encoding SDR family oxidoreductase — MINYCDLTGKVAVVAGASSGLGADAARAYAEAGAKVAMLARRTDKLEVVAKEIAGKGGDVFTYPCDVTNEQSVKEAVDAIVKHYGTIHILFNNAGIAQRGTVETLTVEEWDRSMDTNVKGIYLMSKYVVPHMKAQNYGKIINTASINAIIGDKGDMFVRHVYNTSKAAVLGLTMGMATSYGQNNITVNAVGPGLFESDMTEGTLFKSSEFLTQYSRVCPLNLPAKRGELKGTILYFSSDMSSYVTGQFVVVAGGTELV, encoded by the coding sequence ATGATTAACTATTGTGATTTGACAGGAAAAGTGGCGGTTGTCGCCGGAGCTTCCAGCGGTCTTGGCGCCGACGCGGCAAGAGCATACGCAGAAGCCGGAGCAAAAGTCGCCATGCTTGCACGCAGAACAGACAAACTGGAAGTAGTCGCAAAAGAAATCGCCGGTAAAGGCGGAGACGTTTTCACCTACCCGTGCGATGTAACCAACGAACAGAGCGTAAAAGAGGCGGTTGATGCGATCGTCAAACATTACGGAACGATCCACATCCTCTTCAACAACGCCGGCATTGCCCAGCGCGGAACTGTCGAGACCCTCACCGTAGAAGAGTGGGACAGATCGATGGACACGAACGTCAAAGGCATCTACCTCATGAGCAAATATGTCGTGCCGCACATGAAAGCCCAGAACTACGGAAAGATCATCAACACCGCCTCGATCAACGCCATCATCGGCGACAAGGGAGACATGTTCGTCCGCCACGTGTACAACACGTCGAAGGCCGCCGTCCTTGGTCTGACTATGGGTATGGCAACCTCATACGGACAGAACAACATCACCGTCAATGCGGTCGGCCCCGGTCTCTTTGAATCGGATATGACGGAAGGCACATTATTCAAATCATCCGAGTTCCTCACTCAGTACAGCAGAGTCTGCCCGCTGAACCTGCCGGCAAAACGCGGCGAACTGAAAGGAACCATCCTCTACTTCTCAAGCGACATGTCGAGTTACGTCACCGGCCAGTTCGTGGTCGTGGCCGGCGGAACCGAGCTCGTATAA
- a CDS encoding helix-turn-helix domain-containing protein, translating to MKREYEAKIYVTIFSRGILTAYEIHQFSGVPRGRVYDVLTILEQKGFISRSWEKPVYYTAEPVEKVSLRLVKDTLANLEHMTTCLNELQDVCYPLGGKIVGVHEFQTDLAIDTQIRMELRRSCKEVLILCFDERILQRYFDDIKEAAKRIPVYVVVKDKKMAKFSPIKCYMVKRGIPMTTMEMPVSSKKQRLPVLAQFYHDRQGTIAILEHKGQMICLGLVNNVSVFVAQSILQNIERIEPDE from the coding sequence ATGAAGCGGGAGTATGAAGCGAAAATCTATGTGACCATCTTCAGCCGTGGGATTCTGACCGCGTATGAGATCCATCAGTTCAGCGGGGTCCCCCGCGGGAGGGTGTACGATGTCCTGACGATTCTCGAGCAGAAGGGTTTCATCTCCCGTTCGTGGGAGAAACCGGTCTATTATACTGCCGAACCGGTGGAGAAGGTTTCTCTTCGTCTGGTGAAGGATACACTGGCAAATCTGGAACACATGACCACCTGTCTCAACGAACTTCAGGACGTCTGCTATCCTCTGGGTGGTAAAATCGTCGGCGTGCATGAATTCCAGACCGATCTTGCGATAGATACGCAGATCCGGATGGAACTCAGGCGTTCCTGCAAGGAGGTCCTTATCCTCTGTTTCGATGAGCGGATCCTGCAGAGATATTTTGACGACATCAAGGAAGCCGCCAAGCGGATCCCGGTGTATGTCGTCGTGAAAGATAAGAAAATGGCGAAGTTCTCCCCGATAAAATGCTATATGGTCAAACGGGGGATCCCCATGACGACGATGGAGATGCCGGTCTCTTCCAAAAAACAGCGGCTCCCCGTTCTTGCGCAGTTCTATCACGACCGTCAGGGCACGATCGCGATCCTTGAACATAAGGGTCAGATGATCTGCCTTGGTCTTGTGAATAACGTCTCGGTGTTTGTGGCGCAGAGCATCCTTCAGAATATCGAACGGATCGAGCCGGACGAGTGA
- a CDS encoding nitrogen fixation protein NifH, with translation MENWKAILKADHTNWLLEEENPSVRYFALKQILDKPEDDPKVRQAKYEIMQNGIVPDILRKQQEPAYLQAHPRFYTYKYKGLVWSLITLAELGASPSPQIQEHCEYILTCSQEKQDGGFSQNATVKTGGGRIHEVIPCLTGNMVWSLIRFGYIDDPRLQKGIDWLTQYMRFNDGTEDDPQVPPYNRYETCWGQHTCHMGVVKALKAFSAIPEEQRTQAVQDTIDKAAEFILTHHIYKRSHNLKRTSKPGWLKFGFPLMYQTDVLEILDILSELGVRDTRMDDALNLVVSKQDESGRWRLENTYASDRLLIPIGHKDEQSKWLTLRAMRIVKRLAN, from the coding sequence ATGGAAAATTGGAAAGCGATACTCAAAGCAGATCACACAAATTGGCTGTTAGAAGAAGAAAATCCTTCAGTACGGTATTTTGCGTTAAAGCAGATATTAGACAAACCCGAAGATGACCCAAAAGTCCGGCAGGCAAAATATGAAATCATGCAAAATGGTATTGTCCCCGATATTCTTCGAAAACAACAGGAACCTGCCTATCTCCAAGCCCATCCTAGATTTTACACGTATAAATACAAAGGGCTTGTCTGGTCGCTGATCACGCTTGCGGAGTTAGGCGCCAGCCCTTCGCCGCAGATTCAGGAACATTGTGAATATATACTGACGTGTTCACAGGAAAAGCAGGACGGCGGTTTTTCGCAGAACGCCACAGTAAAAACCGGAGGCGGAAGAATACATGAGGTTATCCCCTGTCTAACGGGAAATATGGTCTGGAGCCTCATACGCTTCGGGTATATTGATGATCCACGGTTGCAGAAAGGTATTGACTGGCTCACCCAGTATATGCGCTTCAACGACGGGACGGAAGATGACCCGCAGGTCCCCCCGTATAACCGATATGAAACATGCTGGGGCCAGCATACCTGCCATATGGGCGTCGTTAAAGCGCTCAAAGCGTTTAGCGCCATACCTGAGGAACAGAGAACGCAGGCGGTGCAAGACACAATAGACAAGGCCGCGGAGTTTATCCTGACCCACCATATCTATAAACGCAGCCATAATCTCAAGCGGACATCAAAACCCGGCTGGCTCAAATTTGGTTTTCCCTTGATGTATCAGACCGATGTGCTGGAAATACTCGATATTCTTAGCGAACTTGGTGTTAGGGACACCCGCATGGACGATGCTCTTAACCTCGTTGTGTCCAAGCAGGACGAATCGGGCAGATGGAGACTTGAAAATACCTATGCCAGTGACCGACTTCTCATACCAATCGGACATAAGGACGAACAAAGCAAATGGCTTACCCTTAGAGCAATGAGGATTGTAAAGCGGTTGGCGAATTAA
- a CDS encoding aldehyde dehydrogenase family protein, whose protein sequence is MQSSLDVRNPATNEVIGTIPNAAPDDVDNFVNAAADILPTWEKTAASKRAVMFVNAASLMRARVEELAVLLTTEQGKPLREARDEILGSAHVFEYYASVCGSIPGDARNLPGYGYLNVVRKPLGVCAAIIPWNIPVMIFAWKAGAALACGNAVLAKPSKTASLTILKIAEALHEGGFPKEALQIVTGSGGETGAALVSHPDVRHISFTGSVQSGKAVSLLAAPHLKKLTLELGGNDSFIVTKTADIDAAVKAAVRNRFYNCGQVCTSAKRILVDASLADEFVHKAEVMLSGYVVGNGLEKVNMGPVNNPDQLAQIEAWVENILANGDAQLVYGGKRLEMPGNFYAPTLLKNVSPLAVSEEIFGPVMSVIPFNTPDEALNIANSTQYGLGSSVWTTDIGTAHNFAEGLRCGVVWVNKHLTLPPEMPFGGVANSGFGRENGRDFVYEYTEPKSILFG, encoded by the coding sequence ATGCAATCATCTCTCGACGTGAGAAATCCTGCCACGAATGAAGTCATCGGCACAATACCAAACGCCGCGCCCGATGATGTGGACAATTTTGTGAACGCGGCCGCCGATATCCTGCCGACATGGGAGAAGACGGCGGCATCGAAGCGTGCCGTGATGTTTGTGAACGCCGCGTCCCTGATGCGGGCACGGGTGGAGGAACTTGCTGTTCTGCTGACGACCGAACAGGGAAAACCGCTTCGGGAAGCACGTGACGAGATCCTCGGGTCCGCCCATGTGTTTGAGTATTATGCCTCGGTATGCGGGAGTATTCCGGGCGATGCCCGCAATCTGCCGGGCTACGGGTATCTGAACGTTGTTCGAAAACCGCTCGGGGTCTGCGCCGCGATTATTCCCTGGAACATACCGGTGATGATTTTTGCCTGGAAAGCAGGAGCCGCACTTGCCTGCGGGAACGCGGTTCTTGCAAAGCCGTCGAAGACCGCGTCTCTGACGATCTTAAAGATCGCCGAGGCGCTGCACGAAGGAGGCTTTCCCAAAGAGGCCCTGCAGATCGTGACGGGATCGGGAGGGGAAACCGGCGCCGCGCTAGTCTCGCACCCTGATGTCCGTCACATCTCGTTTACCGGATCGGTCCAATCCGGAAAGGCGGTTTCGCTTCTCGCCGCCCCGCATCTGAAAAAACTGACGCTGGAGCTTGGCGGGAACGACAGTTTCATCGTGACGAAAACGGCCGACATCGACGCCGCGGTGAAAGCGGCGGTCAGAAACCGGTTCTACAACTGCGGCCAGGTCTGCACGTCTGCCAAGCGGATCTTGGTCGACGCATCGCTTGCCGATGAGTTCGTGCACAAAGCCGAGGTTATGCTTTCGGGTTACGTGGTTGGAAACGGTCTTGAAAAAGTGAATATGGGGCCGGTGAATAATCCCGATCAGCTGGCCCAGATCGAGGCCTGGGTGGAAAACATCCTCGCTAACGGCGATGCCCAGCTCGTGTACGGCGGGAAGAGACTGGAGATGCCCGGCAACTTCTATGCACCGACGCTGCTGAAAAACGTGAGTCCACTCGCGGTCTCGGAGGAGATCTTCGGACCGGTGATGTCGGTGATCCCGTTCAATACTCCCGACGAGGCACTCAATATCGCAAATTCCACCCAGTACGGTCTCGGGTCATCGGTCTGGACCACCGATATAGGAACGGCCCATAACTTTGCCGAGGGGCTTAGATGCGGGGTCGTCTGGGTGAACAAGCATCTGACGCTTCCGCCGGAAATGCCGTTTGGCGGGGTCGCGAACTCGGGATTCGGACGGGAAAACGGCAGGGACTTCGTGTACGAATACACGGAGCCGAAGAGTATTTTGTTCGGGTGA